The following are from one region of the Arachis duranensis cultivar V14167 chromosome 10, aradu.V14167.gnm2.J7QH, whole genome shotgun sequence genome:
- the LOC107471703 gene encoding putative disease resistance protein RGA3, translating into MPPWMGNLINLQTLPAFLVGKDDGCRIVELKKMINLTGAFCISRIENVSSFEEAMEADLSSKKFLCRIQFRWTETRVADARKEEQILECLRPPLGLEELALLCYGGSKLPSWIADPCYNCMVDMTLHNCLNCEHLEPIGKLPCLQFLHMKEMCKLQRIDERFCRDGKGQQSHAFPSLKELTIEAMPKLEEWVGVQSGDFPCLQKLKVEHCPSLASLPLLSCLYSLKHLEMNDCPVISSLPDGGVSVSLEFLFIRDCSELMKNCSKTEGKDWVKIAHVSNVFIDDEQLSFN; encoded by the coding sequence ATGCCTCCTTGGATGGGTAATTTGATCAATCTTCAAACTCTGCCAGCATTTCTTGTTGGCAAGGATGATGGGTGCCGGATTGTGGAGttaaagaaaatgataaatcttacaggtgcattttgcatttcgAGAATTGAGAATGTCTCGAGTTTTGAGGAAGCAATGGAAGCTGATTTGAGCAGCAAGAAGTTCCTTTGTAGGATACAGTTTAGATGGACCGAGACAAGGGTTGCCGATGCCAGGAAAGAAGAGCAAATCCTTGAATGCTTAAGACCCCCTCTGGGCCTTGAAGAGTTAGCATTACTATGCTATGGTGGTTCTAAGCTTCCGAGTTGGATTGCTGATCCTTGTTATAATTGTATGGTTGATATGACTCTACATAATTGTTTGAATTGTGAACACCTTGAGCCCATTGGTAAATTGCCATGTCTTCAATTTTTGCATATGAAAGAAATGTGTAAGCTTCAGAGAATAGATGAAAGATTTTGTAGAGATGGAAAAGGTCAACAGTCTCATGCGTTTCCGAGCTTGAAAGAACTTACAATTGAGGCCATGCCTAAATTGGAAGAGTGGGTAGGAGTTCAAAGTGGTGACTTCCCATGTTTACAAAAGCTTAAGGTGGAACATTGCCCCAGCTTAGCCTCGCTTCCACTGCTGTCATGCCTCTATTCGCTTAAGCATTTAGAAATGAATGATTGTCCAGTTATTTCATCTTTGCCTGACGGAGGAGTATCTGTGTCTCTTGAATTTCTCTTTATCAGAGATTGCTCTGAGCTGATGAAAAATTGCAGCAAAACAGAAGGAAAAGACTGGGTTAAGATAGCTCATGTTTCCAATGTATTTATTGATGATGAACAACTCTCTTTTAATTGA